From bacterium, a single genomic window includes:
- a CDS encoding OmpA family protein: MLVKILFKVTIFSLCLNFALLSQAQGEDKEKAKELFQKALGLRSEVRNACSVEVLRQKEYFYSKAIELYPDYAEAHNNLGDVYENLERYEDAITQYQEVVNKLRPDASDPYFGLGDVYFKTGRYEEAKSWYEKGLKLNPDNKLYQLYQKRLSHTKAILNDIDKYGVIQAETTRGVLGRVTTRTVDGIRDTSKMVFRIHFDYNRSTISKQAIPQLNEIGKALSSQKLAKVKFKIAGHTDSRGSREYNQTLSEKRAESVKKYLIAHFSIPAEKLITRGYGEDRPVVNGNDEASYALNRRVEIERVEEEDLPIINPPRLSLNVSFLYEKDGKPAKMWNNMTLTSKDNYKVYFKPEQLCYVYIFQKDTSGKMTQLFPNAKFTPEKNPVKNIDYWIPKPDTWFYLDETIGKETIFLLATKEPAEDIIHIASRGRKDSASGEIGINEAEASEIEFQIKTRGLGDIRPKSIPNKKPSELLPAEGSFYKEITFWHK, from the coding sequence ATGTTAGTAAAAATACTATTTAAGGTTACAATTTTCTCTCTTTGTTTGAATTTTGCTCTCTTATCTCAAGCTCAAGGAGAGGATAAGGAAAAAGCAAAAGAGCTCTTTCAAAAGGCGCTTGGTCTAAGAAGTGAAGTTCGCAATGCCTGTTCAGTAGAGGTGTTGAGACAGAAGGAATACTTTTACAGCAAGGCAATAGAGTTATATCCTGATTATGCTGAGGCACATAATAACTTAGGAGATGTCTACGAGAACCTCGAAAGATATGAAGATGCCATAACTCAATATCAGGAAGTAGTTAATAAACTAAGACCTGATGCCTCTGATCCCTATTTTGGTTTGGGTGATGTATATTTTAAGACAGGAAGGTATGAAGAAGCGAAAAGTTGGTATGAAAAAGGGCTCAAGTTAAACCCTGATAATAAATTATATCAATTATATCAAAAGAGGCTTTCTCATACAAAGGCTATTCTTAATGATATTGATAAATATGGTGTAATTCAGGCTGAAACTACAAGGGGTGTTTTAGGAAGAGTAACTACAAGAACCGTTGATGGTATCAGGGATACTTCAAAAATGGTATTTAGGATACACTTTGATTACAACAGATCTACAATATCCAAGCAAGCCATCCCTCAGCTTAATGAAATAGGAAAGGCGTTATCTTCTCAAAAGTTGGCAAAAGTCAAATTTAAGATAGCCGGCCATACTGATTCGCGTGGTTCAAGGGAATATAATCAAACCCTCTCTGAAAAAAGGGCTGAAAGTGTAAAGAAATATTTAATTGCCCACTTTTCTATTCCTGCGGAAAAACTTATTACTCGTGGCTATGGTGAAGACAGACCGGTTGTCAATGGAAATGATGAAGCCTCTTATGCTTTAAATCGCCGTGTGGAGATAGAAAGGGTAGAGGAAGAAGACTTACCAATTATTAATCCTCCAAGACTTTCTTTAAATGTAAGTTTCCTTTACGAAAAAGACGGTAAGCCAGCAAAGATGTGGAATAATATGACGCTTACCTCAAAAGATAACTACAAGGTTTACTTCAAACCTGAACAGCTATGCTATGTCTATATCTTCCAAAAGGATACCTCAGGAAAGATGACTCAACTATTTCCAAATGCAAAATTCACCCCTGAAAAGAATCCAGTAAAAAATATAGACTACTGGATTCCAAAACCTGACACATGGTTCTATCTTGATGAGACTATAGGTAAGGAGACAATCTTCCTGCTGGCTACTAAAGAACCTGCAGAAGATATTATCCATATCGCTTCCAGAGGAAGAAAAGATTCTGCCTCAGGAGAGATAGGGATAAATGAGGCTGAAGCTAGTGAAATTGAATTCCAAATCAAAACAAGAGGTTTGGGTGATATTAGACCAAAAAGTATACCGAATAAAAAACCATCTGAACTCCTGCCGGCGGAAGGAAGTTTTTATAAAGAGATTACTTTTTGGCATAAATGA